The proteins below come from a single Cannabis sativa cultivar Pink pepper isolate KNU-18-1 chromosome 3, ASM2916894v1, whole genome shotgun sequence genomic window:
- the LOC115708972 gene encoding ABC transporter G family member 15 isoform X4: MDEGEGEDGPYLLWEDIRVVTSRKRKQVLVNNLCGYAKPNRIMALMGPSGSGKSTLLDAIAGRLSSNVKMTGNIYVKGKENNESHGGISYLTQEDVFLGTLTVRETITYSAHLRVSNKMRKEEIENLVEKTIEEMGLQHCADNKIGNWYFRGISGGEKKRLSIGLEILTQPQIMLLDEPTTGLDSASAFFVVCTLRNIAHNGRIVVCSIHQPSGYLFDLFDDLYLLSGGEAVYFGDAKSAVKFFEEAGFPCPTKANPSDHFLRCVNSDFDNNIISTHQSESTSPTNMARQDIKKILIHKYDNSEYATLMRNNLQRIKSKEVIVLSNKSKASWWKQLYTLTDRSFVNMRRDVGYYWLRMIFYLGVAVCTGILYYNIHTSFLDIIARAKCQGFVYGFMICLSNGGLPSFIEETKVYNRERIKNHYGASVVMISNFVSSFPFLLVTAISTGTIIYEMVKLHPGFSHYSYFVLNLFCCLSIIETLMILVAFMVPNILMGIGIGTFLIVFMMMASDIFRPICDLPKLFWQYPMTYISFASWALQGVYKNDMIGIEFDPLVAGEPKLRGEIVLQTMFKMHLNHSKWWDLAALVCLLISHRLIFLLVLKYKDTISLHSKLYFNKVIHQIGNMRRSSSSISLISQSFNVVSKKKISSSKCKTLHSLSSQLDLSSPMRPS; this comes from the exons ATGGATGAAGGTGAAGGTGAAGATGGGCCTTATTTGTTATGGGAAGATATAAGAGTGGTGAcatcaagaaaaagaaaacaagttTTGGTAAACAATCTTTGTGGCTATGCCAAACCCAATCGAATTATGGCTCTCATGGGTCCTTCTGGTTCTGGCAAATCAACCCTACTTGATGCCATTGCTG GAAGATTGTCCTCAAATGTTAAAATGACTGGCAATATTTATGTTAAAGGAAAAGAGAATAATGAAAGTCATGGGGGCATT TCATATCTCACTCAAGAGGATGTTTTTTTGGGAACTCTGACAGTGAGAGAAACTATTACCTACTCAGCTCATTTGAGGGTTTCAAATAAAATGAGGAAAGAAGAGATagaaaatttggttgaaaaaacAATAGAAGAAATGGGATTACAACATTGTGCTGATAATAAGATtggaaattggtattttagAGGGATAAGTGGTGGTGAGAAGAAGAGATTAAGTATTGGTTTGGAGATTTTAACACAACCCCAAATTATGCTTCTTGATGAGCCAACCACAGGGCTTGATAGTGCTTCTGCCTTCTTTGTGGTCTGTACACTTAGAAACATTGCTCATAATGGTAGGATTGTTGTTTGTTCCATTCACCAACCAAGTGGCTATCTCTTTGATCTTTTTGATGATTTGTATCTCCTCTCTGGTGGAGAAGCTGTTTATTTTGGAGATGCAAAATCAGCTGTCAAG TTCTTTGAGGAAGCTGGGTTCCCATGTCCTACAAAAGCAAATCCATCAGATCACTTCCTTCGATGTGTTAATTCAGACTTTGACAATAATATTATATCTACACACCAATCG GAATCTACTTCACCTACCAATATGGCTAGACAAGACATCAAAAAAATTCTCATCCACAAGTATGACAATTCAGAATATGCAACACTTATGAGAAATAATCTACAACGAATTAAATCC AAAGAAGTGATTGTGCTATCAAACAAGAGTAAAGCAAGTTGGTGGAAGCAACTATACACATTAACAGATCGTTCATTTGTAAACATGAGAAGAGATGTTGGATATTATTGGCTAAGGATGATATTCTATTTGGGTGTAGCTGTATGTACTGGAATTCTCTACTACAACATCCACACTTCATTTTTGGATATCATTGCAAGAGCAAAGTGTCAAGGTTTTGTCTATGGCTTCATGATTTGTTTATCCAATGGAGGCTTACCTTCATTCATAGAAGAAACCAAg GTTTACAACCGTGAAAGGATAAAAAATCATTATGGAGCATCGGTAGTGATGATATCAAATTTTGTGTCATCATTTCCATTCTTGTTGGTGACAGCCATATCAACAGGAACAATTATATATGAAATGGTGAAATTACATCCTGGATTTTCTCACTATTCTTATTTTGTTCTTAACCTATTTTGTTGCCTTTCTATCATAGAAACTCTCATGATTCTCGTTGCATTTATGGTTCCCAATATCCTCATGGGAATAGGGATTGGCACTTTTCTAATT gtGTTTATGATGATGGCATCTGATATCTTCAGACCTATATGTGATCTTCCCAAGTTGTTTTGGCAATATCCAATGACTTATATAAGCTTCGCATCTTGGGCATTACAG GGTGTGTATAAGAATGATATGATTGGTATAGAATTCGATCCATTAGTAGCTGGAGAGCCAAAGCTAAGAGGTGAAATAGTTCTCCAAACAATGTTCAAAATGCATTTGAATCATTCAAAATGGTGGGATTTGGCAGCTCTTGTGTGTTTGTTAATTTCACATAGATTAATATTTCTATTGGTTCTCAAGTATAAAGACACCATATCACTACACTCTAAGCTATATTTTAACAAAGTGATCCACCAAATTGGCAATATGAGAAGATCATCTTCTTCAATATCACTAATAAGTCAAAGTTTCAATGTTGTatcaaagaagaaaataagTTCTAGTAAATGTAAAACTCTCCATTCCTTATCTTCCCAATTGGATCTTTCTTCTCCTATGAGACCTAGTTAG